The proteins below come from a single Chiloscyllium punctatum isolate Juve2018m chromosome 18, sChiPun1.3, whole genome shotgun sequence genomic window:
- the LOC140489086 gene encoding ferritin heavy chain A-like: MMASQVCQNYHKDCEDAVNKQINLELYSSYVYLSVFCYFDRDDVALRHFAEFFKEQSHEEREHAEKLMEFQNKRGGRVLLQDVKKPEQDEWGNGLEAMQRALQMEKDVNQSLLDLHKLSSGHTDPHLCDFLERHYLDEQVKMIKKLGDHITNLKRLEAPENGLGEYLFDRLTLGESD; encoded by the exons ATGATGGCCTCCCAAGTGTGTCAGAACTACCACAAGGACTGTGAGGATGCTGTCAACAAGCAGATCAACTTGGAGCTCTATTCCTCCTATGTTTACCTCTCTGTG TTCTGTTACTTTGACCGGGATGATGTTGCCCTGCGTCACTTTGCTGAGTTCTTCAAGGAGCAGTCCCATGAGGAACGGGAACACGCTGAGAAACTGATGGAATTCCAGAATAAACGTGGAGGCAGggtcctcctgcaggatgtcaaG AAGCCAGAGCAGGATGAGTGGGGCAATGGTCTGGAGGCAATGCAGAGAGCTCTGCAGATGGAGAAGGATGTGAACCAGAGTCTGCTGGATCTGCACAAACTCTCCTCTGGCCACACGGACCCTCAT CTGTGTGACTTCCTGGAGAGGCACTACTTGGATGAGCAAGTGAAGATGATCAAGAAGCTGGGAGATCACATCACTAACCTGAAGAGACTGGAAGCCCCTGAGAATGGCCTGGGAGagtacctgtttgacaggctcACCCTGGGGGAGAGTGACTGA
- the LOC140488979 gene encoding ferritin, higher subunit-like — MAFQNKRGGRVLLQDVKKPEQDEWGNGLEAMQRALQMEKDVNQSLLDLHKLSSCRTDPHLCDFLERHYLDEQVKMIKKLGDHITNLKRLGAPENGLGEYLFDRLTLGESD; from the exons ATGGCATTCCAGAATAAACGTGGAGGCCgagtcctcctgcaggatgtcaaG AAGCCAGAGCAGGATGAGTGGGGCAATGGTCTGGAGGCAATGCAGAGAGCTCTGCAGATGGAGAAGGATGTGAACCAGAGTCTGCTGGATCTGCACAAACTCTCCTCTTGCCGCACTGACCCTCAT CTGTGTGACTTCCTGGAGAGGCACTACTTGGATGAGCAAGTGAAGATGATCAAGAAGCTGGGAGatcacatcaccaacctgaagagactgggagcccctgagaatggcctgggagagtacctgtttgacaggctcACCCTGGGGGAGAGTGACTGA
- the LOC140488980 gene encoding ferritin, higher subunit-like, protein MAAQVRQNYHRDCEDAVNKQINLELYSSYVYLSMFCYFDRDDVALRHFAEFFKEQSHEEREDAEKLMAFQNKRGGRVLLQDVKKPEQDEWGNGLEAMQRALQMEKDVNQSLLDLHKLSSDHTDPHLCDFLERHYLDEQVKMIKKLGDHITNLKRLGAPENGLGEYLFDRLTLGESD, encoded by the exons ATGGCCGCTCAAGTGCGTCAGAACTACCACAGGGACTGTGAGGATGCTGTTAACAAGCAGATCAACCTGGAGCTCTATTCCTCCTATGTTTACCTCTCCATG TTCTGTTACTTTGACCGGGATGATGTTGCCCTGCGTCACTTTGCTGAGTTCTTCAAGGAGCAGTCCCATGAGGAACGGGAAGACGCTGAGAAACTGATGGCATTCCAGAATAAACGTGGAGGCCgagtcctcctgcaggatgtcaaG AAGCCAGAGCAGGATGAGTGGGGCAATGGTCTGGAGGCAATGCAGAGAGCTCTGCAGATGGAGAAGGATGTGAACCAGAGTCTGCTGGATCTGCACAAACTCTCCTCTGACCACACGGACCCTCAT CTGTGTGACTTCCTGGAGAGGCACTACTTGGATGAGCAAGTGAAGATGATCAAGAAGCTGGGAGatcacatcaccaacctgaagagactgggagcccctgagaatggcctgggagagtacctgtttgacaggctcACCCTGGGGGAGAGTGACTGA
- the LOC140489087 gene encoding ferritin heavy chain A-like, which translates to MMASQVCQNYHKDCEDAVNKQINLELCSSYVYLSMFCYFDRDDVALRHFAEFFKEQSHEEREHAEKLMEFQNKRGGRVLLQDVKKPEQDEWGNGLEAMQRALQMEKDVNQSLLDLHKLSSDHMDPHLCDFLERHYLDEQVKMIKKLGDHITNLKRLGAPENGLGEYLFDRLTLGESD; encoded by the exons ATGATGGCCTCCCAAGTGTGTCAGAACTACCACAAGGACTGTGAGGATGCTGTCAACAAGCAGATCAACTTGGAGCTCTGTTCCTCCTATGTTTACCTCTCCATG TTCTGTTACTTTGACCGGGATGATGTTGCCCTGCGTCACTTTGCTGAGTTCTTCAAGGAGCAGTCCCATGAGGAACGGGAACACGCTGAGAAACTGATGGAATTCCAGAATAAACGTGGAGGCAgagtcctcctgcaggatgtcaaG AAGCCAGAGCAGGATGAGTGGGGCAATGGTCTGGAGGCAATGCAGAGAGCTCTGCAGATGGAGAAGGATGTGAACCAGAGTCTGCTGGATCTGCACAAACTCTCCTCTGACCATATGGACCCTCAT CTGTGTGACTTCCTGGAGAGGCACTACTTGGATGAGCAAGTGAAGATGATCAAGAAGCTGGGAGATCACATCACTAACCTGAAGAGACTGGGAGCCCCTGAGAATGGCCTGGGAGagtacctgtttgacaggctcACCCTGGGGGAGAGTGACTGA
- the LOC140489088 gene encoding ferritin, heavy subunit-like: MASQVCQNYHKDCEDAVNKQINLELYSSYVYLSMSSDFDRDDVALRHFAEFFKEQSHEEREHAEKLMAFQNKRGGRVLLQDVKKPEQDEWGNGLEAMQRALQMEKDVNQSLLDLHKLSSGHTDPHVFEKCHMIHKISIFSHPS, from the exons ATGGCCTCCCAAGTGTGTCAGAACTACCACAAGGACTGTGAGGATGCTGTTAACAAGCAGATCAACCTGGAGCTCTATTCCTCCTATGTTTACCTCTCCATG tcCTCTGACTTTGACCGGGATGATGTTGCCCTGCGTCACTTTGCTGAGTTCTTCAAGGAGCAGTCCCATGAGGAACGGGAACACGCTGAGAAACTGATGGCATTCCAGAATAAACGTGGAGGCCgtgtcctcctgcaggatgtcaaG AAGCCAGAGCAGGATGAGTGGGGCAATGGTCTGGAGGCAATGCAGAGAGCTCTGCAGATGGAGAAGGATGTGAACCAGAGTCTGCTGGATCTGCACAAACTCTCCTctggccacactgaccctcat GTGTTTGAAAAATGCCACATGATTCATAAAATTTCAATCTTCAGTCATccatcttag
- the LOC140488981 gene encoding ferritin heavy chain A-like: MASQVCQNYHKDCEDAVNKQINLELYSSYVYLSMFCYFDRDDVALRHFAEFFKEQSHEEREHAEKLMAFQNKRGGRVLLQDVKKPEQDEWGNGLEAMQRALQMEKDVNQSLLDLHKLSSGHMDPHLCDFLERHYLDEQVKMIKKLGDHITNLKRLGAPENGLGEYLFDRLTLGESD, encoded by the exons ATGGCCTCCCAAGTGTGTCAGAACTACCACAAGGACTGTGAGGATGCTGTTAACAAGCAGATCAACCTGGAGCTCTATTCCTCCTATGTTTATCTCTCCATG TTCTGTTACTTTGACCGGGATGATGTTGCCCTGCGTCACTTTGCTGAGTTCTTCAAGGAGCAATCCCATGAGGAACGGGAACACGCTGAGAAACTGATGGCATTCCAGAATAAACGTGGAGGCCgagtcctcctgcaggatgtcaaG AAGCCAGAGCAGGATGAGTGGGGCAATGGTCTGGAGGCAATGCAGAGAGCTCTGCAGATGGAGAAGGATGTGAACCAGAGTCTGCTGGATCTGCACAAACTCTCCTCTGGCCACATGGACCCTCAT CTGTGTGACTTCCTGGAGAGGCACTACTTGGATGAGCAAGTGAAGATGATCAAGAAGCTGGGAGatcacatcaccaacctgaagagactgggagcccctgagaatggcctgggagagtacctgtttgacaggctcACCCTGGGGGAGAGTGACTGA
- the LOC140489089 gene encoding ferritin, higher subunit-like, whose protein sequence is MMVSQVCQNYHKDCEDAVNKQINLELCSSYVYLSRVILFDRDNVALRHFAEFFKEQSHEEWEHAEKLMAFQNKRGGRVLLQDVKKPEQDEWGNGLEAMQRALQMEKDVNQSLLDLHKLSSGHTDPHLCDFLERHYLDEQVKMIKKLGDHITNLKRLGAPENGLGEYLFDRLTLGESD, encoded by the exons ATGATGGTCTCCCAAGTGTGTCAGAACTACCACAAGGACTGTGAGGATGCTGTTAACAAGCAGATCAACTTGGAGCTCTGTTCCTCCTATGTTTACCTCTCCAGGGTGA TCTTATTTGACCGGGATAATGTTGCCCTGCGTCACTTTGCTGAGTTCTTCAAGGAGCAGTCCCATGAGGAATGGGAACATGCTGAGAAACTGATGGCATTCCAGAATAAACGTGGAGGCAgagtcctcctgcaggatgtcaaG AAGCCAGAGCAGGATGAGTGGGGCAATGGTCTGGAGGCAATGCAGAGAGCTCTGCAGATGGAGAAGGATGTGAACCAGAGTCTGCTGGATCTGCACAAACTCTCCTctggccacactgaccctcat CTGTGTGACTTCCTGGAGAGGCACTACTTGGATGAGCAAGTGAAGATGATCAAGAAGCTGGGAGatcacatcaccaacctgaagagactgggagcccctgagaatggcctgggagagtacctgtttgacaggctcACCCTGGGGGAGAGTGACTGA
- the LOC140489090 gene encoding ferritin heavy chain A-like: protein MVKVASQVCQNYHKDCEDAVNKQINLELYSSYVYLSMSSYFDRDDVALRHFAEFFKEQSHEEREHAEKLMEFQNKSGGRVLLQDVKKPEQDEWGNGLEAMQRALQMEKDVNQSLLDLHKLSSSHMDPHLCDFLERHYLDEQVKMIKKLGDHITNLKRLGAPENGLGEYLFDRLTLGESD from the exons ATGGTGAAGGTGGCCTCCCAAGTGTGTCAGAACTACCACAAGGACTGTGAGGATGCTGTTAACAAGCAGATCAACCTGGAGCTCTATTCCTCCTATGTTTATCTCTCCATG tcCTCTTACTTTGACCGGGATGATGTTGCCCTGCGTCACTTTGCTGAGTTCTTCAAGGAGCAGTCCCATGAGGAACGGGAACACGCTGAGAAACTGATGGAATTCCAGAATAAAAGTGGAGGCCgagtcctcctgcaggatgtcaaG AAGCCAGAGCAGGATGAGTGGGGCAATGGTCTGGAGGCAATGCAGAGAGCTCTGCAGATGGAGAAGGATGTGAACCAGAGTCTGCTGGATCTGCACAAACTCTCCTCTAGCCACATGGACCCTCAT CTGTGTGACTTCCTGGAGAGGCACTACTTGGATGAGCAAGTGAAGATGATCAAGAAGCTGGGAGatcacatcaccaacctgaagagactgggagcccctgagaatggcctgggagagtacctgtttgacaggctcACCCTGGGGGAGAGTGACTGA